From Verrucomicrobia bacterium S94, the proteins below share one genomic window:
- a CDS encoding DNA polymerase III subunit delta', whose amino-acid sequence MDVVDLHAEAWAGIKNGYETGRLAHAYVIVGSPRGNALQFAESFLKLLYCERAEKPCNACSGCRQVEAHSHVDTLWIEPMSKSRQILAEDVRGLIQRMTQTSFEGGWKSGVILSADCMNESSENALLKTLEEPPANTLLLLVTDSAEALLPTIISRCQKIVLSEGGFSAMDEVWREPLMTILHAMPPSNGLEAARLASLLKALLDRVKEGISDAVMEELDHDDEALDESKLKVILEARTNARLKEVQADVFRVMLDWQRDVLLLTSGVGTQELINQQDLEILEAQMKMHTQGSALKAVQDVEAMSRRVERNIPDLQIFDEAFRKLARR is encoded by the coding sequence ATGGATGTGGTGGACCTGCATGCAGAGGCGTGGGCCGGAATTAAAAACGGGTATGAAACCGGTCGTCTGGCACATGCATATGTCATTGTTGGTTCTCCGCGTGGAAATGCATTGCAGTTCGCAGAATCGTTTCTGAAGCTGCTCTATTGCGAGCGGGCTGAAAAACCGTGTAATGCATGCAGCGGCTGCCGGCAGGTTGAAGCTCATAGTCATGTCGATACCCTTTGGATCGAACCAATGAGTAAATCGCGACAGATTCTGGCCGAAGATGTGCGCGGTCTGATCCAGCGCATGACGCAGACTTCGTTCGAAGGGGGATGGAAAAGCGGTGTGATTCTTTCTGCCGACTGCATGAATGAAAGTTCTGAAAATGCGCTGCTGAAAACCCTTGAAGAACCGCCCGCGAATACGCTGCTGCTGCTTGTTACTGATTCGGCTGAAGCGCTGCTGCCGACCATCATTTCCCGCTGTCAGAAAATTGTCCTTTCCGAAGGCGGTTTTTCTGCAATGGATGAGGTTTGGCGAGAACCGCTAATGACGATTCTGCATGCAATGCCGCCGTCGAACGGTCTGGAGGCCGCGCGTCTGGCAAGTCTGCTTAAAGCGTTGCTCGACCGGGTTAAAGAAGGCATTTCCGATGCGGTGATGGAGGAGCTGGATCATGATGATGAAGCGCTGGATGAATCGAAACTGAAGGTGATTCTTGAGGCACGGACCAATGCGCGTTTGAAAGAAGTACAGGCCGATGTATTTCGCGTGATGCTGGACTGGCAGCGTGATGTGCTGCTGCTGACTTCGGGAGTGGGTACTCAGGAGCTGATCAATCAACAGGACCTGGAAATTCTGGAAGCCCAGATGAAAATGCATACGCAGGGTTCCGCGCTGAAAGCAGTCCAGGATGTGGAGGCCATGTCTCGCCGGGTGGAGCGTAATATACCGGATCTGCAGATTTTCGATGAGGCCTTCCGCAAGTTGGCCCGCAGGTAG
- the aroQ gene encoding type II 3-dehydroquinate dehydratase, giving the protein MKILVLNGPNLNLLGTREPEIYGYETLADIEAEMSSIFPEVELDFRQSNSEAELITWIGESRGTFDGIIINPAALTHTSLALCDALKAVADIVPAVEIHLSNTHTREAIRHKSLTAPACIGQIMGFQGFGYTLALRALIHAISR; this is encoded by the coding sequence ATGAAAATTCTTGTACTGAATGGCCCTAATCTAAATCTGCTGGGAACACGCGAACCCGAAATTTACGGTTATGAAACACTCGCTGATATTGAAGCTGAAATGAGCAGTATTTTCCCGGAAGTGGAACTGGATTTCCGGCAATCCAATTCTGAAGCAGAGCTGATTACCTGGATCGGGGAATCCCGCGGAACATTCGACGGTATCATCATCAACCCCGCCGCGCTCACTCACACCAGTCTGGCTCTGTGCGATGCCCTCAAAGCGGTAGCCGATATTGTGCCGGCAGTAGAAATTCATTTGAGTAATACCCACACCCGTGAGGCAATCCGGCATAAAAGCCTGACCGCTCCGGCATGCATCGGTCAGATTATGGGATTTCAGGGGTTCGGATATACACTTGCATTGCGCGCATTGATCCACGCAATCAGCAGATAA
- a CDS encoding FAA hydrolase family protein gives MKLVRFGERGEERPGVWIGDGRILDVRALAFHIEDFNEYFFDHYGLRQLEQLLKDPGAVYVSAEGVRLGPPVARPSKIICVGANYADHAKEFGHEIPEEPILFSKVTSALNGPNDPVRIPDGARVMDGEAELAVVIGKTAYNVSAADALDYVAGYTLMNDVTERIVQKKSGQWMRGKGFDSFAPLGPFLVTPDEVPDLGTLRVWQRCNGEELQSGNTGEMMFDVPFLIEFISQGMTLNPGDIISTGTPSGIGSARDPQVLLKSGDVVEIGIDGVGVQRNEVVSA, from the coding sequence ATGAAGCTGGTTCGGTTTGGTGAAAGAGGGGAAGAGCGTCCTGGAGTGTGGATCGGTGACGGACGCATTCTTGATGTGAGGGCGCTGGCTTTCCATATCGAAGATTTTAATGAGTATTTTTTCGACCATTATGGTTTACGTCAGCTGGAACAGCTTTTGAAGGATCCTGGAGCTGTATATGTTTCCGCTGAAGGGGTCCGTCTCGGTCCGCCGGTTGCCCGGCCGTCCAAGATAATCTGTGTGGGGGCCAACTATGCCGACCATGCTAAAGAGTTCGGGCATGAGATTCCGGAAGAACCGATTCTGTTCTCCAAAGTGACCTCGGCGCTGAACGGGCCGAATGATCCGGTCCGGATTCCGGACGGGGCCCGGGTGATGGATGGAGAGGCCGAGCTGGCCGTTGTAATCGGAAAAACAGCATATAACGTTTCTGCCGCTGATGCCCTGGATTATGTGGCCGGCTATACATTGATGAATGATGTGACCGAGCGTATTGTTCAGAAAAAAAGCGGACAGTGGATGCGCGGCAAGGGATTCGACTCATTTGCTCCGCTGGGTCCTTTTCTGGTAACGCCGGACGAAGTGCCGGATCTTGGAACGTTAAGGGTCTGGCAGAGATGCAATGGCGAGGAGCTTCAAAGCGGTAATACCGGTGAGATGATGTTTGATGTTCCGTTTCTGATTGAATTTATTTCGCAGGGGATGACGTTGAATCCAGGTGATATTATTTCCACCGGTACTCCCTCCGGGATCGGTTCTGCGCGGGATCCGCAGGTGCTGTTGAAAAGCGGGGATGTCGTGGAAATCGGGATTGACGGTGTCGGGGTGCAACGGAACGAAGTGGTTTCGGCATAA
- a CDS encoding tyrosine-protein kinase family protein, which produces MVSCASNKPCFLRGGSHRGAFAVLSSGAGEGKSTTCFNLAFVCAQQGEKVLLIDADLRRPVQHTILGVSNRFGLTNVLLRDVPVEEAIKATSVPNLHFLPSGRLPRTSLGVLDPKRIGELISSLKSKYDVVLIDTPPLVGISDSSIIAKETDGAIIVVQYRKYPRDMLVKAKAMIETLGVNVVGAVLNNINVMRDDYYYYYHSYYSDYYHSSQSEVLDESGS; this is translated from the coding sequence ATCGTATCGTGTGCTTCGAACAAACCTTGCTTTCTCCGAGGGGGATCTCACCGGGGGGCATTTGCCGTTCTTTCAAGTGGAGCCGGTGAGGGTAAGTCTACCACCTGTTTCAATCTTGCATTTGTGTGTGCACAGCAAGGTGAAAAAGTTCTCCTGATTGATGCCGACCTCAGACGTCCGGTTCAGCATACGATTCTGGGGGTTTCAAACCGGTTTGGTCTGACGAATGTTTTGTTGCGTGACGTACCTGTAGAGGAGGCGATAAAAGCGACCAGCGTTCCGAATCTGCATTTTCTTCCGAGCGGCCGCCTTCCGCGCACTTCGCTTGGCGTACTGGATCCCAAACGTATCGGTGAGCTGATTTCCAGTCTGAAATCCAAGTATGATGTGGTACTGATTGACACGCCGCCGCTGGTTGGTATCAGTGATTCATCGATCATTGCCAAGGAAACCGACGGCGCGATTATTGTGGTCCAGTACCGTAAATATCCGCGTGACATGCTGGTGAAAGCCAAAGCGATGATTGAAACGCTTGGAGTCAATGTCGTCGGGGCAGTATTGAACAATATTAATGTAATGCGTGATGATTATTACTACTATTATCACTCATATTATTCGGACTATTACCATAGTTCGCAGAGTGAAGTACTGGATGAGAGTGGTTCTTAA
- a CDS encoding autotransporter domain-containing protein, whose protein sequence is MKFTRTTVFLSLIFAVASTQAQLYKLNESGGTNAVLSTEETYARIIIGQDRADNSLEITTGGRANVDSLVDIGQQVGATNSQLTVHNGGLLVVGSADTNNLPSSGIVVGDSTGTGELKVGFDSSVETDNLIVGAGAGETGTVVARNGGEITVLDDLTIGTTNNSGNTVTIEDESSLIIADTQNLNINNISGATEDLNELNINSGGALLVQGDVDSTALSSVENVNFESGSTLGVGGTLTAKDNSINNSINVLIDNALSTNHTAQWYADYMDIGTSTSDNALILRNGAIAVSTNDVNIGTDSSAQNNTLSVEGSNSVFTAQDRVFVGINGSNNKLSVLDGAEADITSDLIIGSSLSSGNTVQVSGTNSMFSVGGNTYVGRSGGSNTLELEDGAVADFQGVVYVGNQSANNRFTLSGASASVTGEFIIGNEDSASGTTGSVNQNSTPNTSGNMALVGTNSTLTLNNGLVVGKEGSGSILNINDGGIVDVTGDAVIGEASGDNYIYLQRDSNTQFNVTGDLVVGESEEGSNRFAVYGGTADIGGDLLLGASTNQHEIKNFIHLETTNAALLVSGSLQIGASNSLNTLDIVDGATASASQLLVGAYAGTSNNTVTVSGENASLAVSGLVQIGSTNSGGNGILLEDGGILEVAQDRITIGSTNDYLTVADGGILKTLGWDFDAQTNLATNIVFESGSTLHMMGSLYGTNMVEGGLNFILDGAGADWDTGTNTLYVGYETGNNILSLTNGASVSTASDLYIGYDSSDNSVNVGGSGSILSVGNNLILGAEVNDWQRNYLNVLDGGQVSVGNDLFVYRGSEITIDPDSTIHVDGNYIQDQYSTLSIGVSSNQASSGNINLVVEDDARFTSSYDPDNHDIIRVLDYGIGESNTVTIVKAGRLYLDDSKTSGGAIAGSIATNDLLGFSVSISNETDYTYIILSDFIQESIGSGGNLKGQLLNISNEIETMADNGNSNAVAMVDTIRANFSTEAEIKKVYSDLYGEKTSSIPAHNVINQGVQSVNNHLFMRADTTRARSGQAPSTIQQPEGVSGPHRPGQELQGWISGFGSWADKSSSDGFNGYDSSLSGFMIGADMSVAPNVLIGLAGGKGSADIDSDNGASADTKSIYAALYSSIGTDAWFGDFSLIYANSDVDLDQALGTTADYNADNLAFSIGGGKEIVSRYLIFTPQASLLGNIYSQESYEEDAPYTVGREVDSFNAFYLQSAIGGSASFYMGMGNITFKPEIRLHWLHEWLADDDDLDYKLAGGASNYTLQLQAPEEDIFKLGIGSSAKIGEFLELRADLDTRFGKDYSDYTLLGSLRYQF, encoded by the coding sequence ATGAAATTTACCCGAACCACGGTCTTTCTATCCCTGATTTTTGCGGTCGCTTCCACCCAGGCTCAGCTTTATAAACTGAACGAATCGGGCGGCACGAATGCGGTCCTTTCCACGGAAGAGACCTACGCCCGGATCATTATCGGCCAGGATCGTGCGGACAATTCGCTGGAAATTACGACCGGGGGCCGCGCCAACGTCGATTCGCTGGTGGATATTGGACAGCAGGTAGGGGCAACCAACAGTCAACTGACCGTACACAACGGCGGGCTGCTGGTCGTCGGATCGGCCGACACCAACAACCTGCCCTCCAGCGGCATCGTGGTGGGCGACTCAACCGGAACCGGCGAACTGAAGGTCGGGTTCGACTCCAGCGTTGAAACCGACAATCTGATCGTGGGGGCCGGAGCAGGTGAAACCGGCACTGTCGTTGCCCGCAACGGCGGCGAGATCACCGTGCTGGACGACCTCACCATCGGCACAACCAACAATTCGGGAAATACAGTTACCATTGAGGATGAAAGTTCGCTGATCATTGCCGACACTCAGAACCTCAACATCAACAATATATCCGGGGCCACCGAAGATCTGAATGAACTGAATATCAACAGCGGAGGTGCTCTTCTTGTTCAGGGCGATGTTGATTCCACAGCCCTCTCTTCTGTTGAAAATGTCAATTTTGAATCCGGATCCACGCTGGGAGTCGGCGGCACACTTACCGCGAAGGACAATTCGATTAACAATAGTATCAATGTACTGATCGACAACGCTCTCTCCACCAATCATACCGCACAGTGGTACGCAGACTACATGGATATCGGCACTTCGACCAGTGACAACGCATTGATTCTCCGGAATGGAGCCATTGCCGTATCCACCAATGATGTCAATATCGGCACTGACAGCTCCGCTCAGAATAACACTCTTTCGGTTGAAGGAAGTAATTCCGTCTTCACGGCTCAGGACCGGGTTTTTGTAGGCATCAACGGCAGCAACAATAAACTCTCCGTCCTGGACGGCGCTGAAGCCGACATTACCAGCGACCTGATTATCGGGTCCTCGCTCTCTTCCGGAAACACTGTACAGGTCAGTGGCACCAACAGCATGTTTTCTGTCGGGGGCAATACATATGTCGGCAGAAGTGGTGGAAGTAACACGCTTGAACTGGAAGATGGTGCCGTTGCGGATTTTCAGGGTGTTGTTTATGTGGGAAACCAGAGCGCAAACAACCGTTTCACACTTTCCGGAGCCTCAGCCTCGGTGACCGGCGAATTTATTATCGGCAACGAAGACTCTGCATCGGGAACTACCGGATCGGTAAACCAGAATTCAACGCCGAATACCTCCGGCAATATGGCCTTGGTCGGAACAAACTCCACTCTTACTCTGAATAACGGCCTGGTTGTTGGCAAAGAAGGCAGCGGCAGTATTCTCAATATTAATGATGGGGGTATCGTCGATGTAACCGGAGATGCTGTCATCGGTGAAGCATCCGGCGATAACTATATTTATCTGCAGCGCGACTCCAATACACAGTTCAACGTCACCGGCGATCTGGTGGTAGGCGAATCAGAAGAAGGCTCCAACCGGTTTGCCGTATATGGCGGCACTGCGGACATTGGCGGTGATCTGCTGCTCGGAGCCAGCACCAACCAGCACGAAATCAAAAACTTTATTCATCTGGAAACCACAAATGCCGCACTCCTGGTCAGCGGATCGCTTCAGATCGGGGCATCAAACTCTTTGAATACGCTTGATATCGTTGACGGAGCAACCGCATCGGCCTCACAGCTTCTCGTCGGAGCTTATGCCGGAACATCGAACAATACGGTAACGGTTTCGGGCGAAAATGCTTCACTCGCCGTATCCGGGCTGGTTCAGATCGGCTCCACTAACAGTGGCGGAAACGGCATCCTGCTGGAGGATGGCGGCATCCTGGAGGTTGCGCAGGACAGGATCACGATTGGCTCAACCAATGATTACCTTACCGTGGCCGACGGCGGTATCCTTAAAACACTTGGCTGGGATTTTGATGCCCAGACGAACCTGGCTACCAACATTGTTTTCGAATCGGGGTCCACACTGCATATGATGGGCTCTCTTTACGGAACCAACATGGTTGAAGGCGGCCTTAACTTTATTCTTGATGGCGCTGGAGCAGATTGGGATACCGGAACCAATACGCTGTATGTCGGTTATGAAACCGGAAATAACATCCTCTCCCTGACCAACGGGGCCTCAGTCTCCACAGCATCCGATCTATATATCGGCTACGACTCTTCGGATAACAGCGTGAATGTAGGCGGAAGCGGCTCCATTCTTTCTGTCGGCAACAACCTGATTCTCGGAGCGGAAGTCAATGACTGGCAGCGTAACTACCTGAATGTGCTCGATGGCGGTCAGGTCAGCGTCGGCAACGACCTGTTTGTATACCGAGGATCGGAAATTACGATTGATCCGGATTCCACCATCCATGTGGACGGGAATTATATTCAGGACCAATACTCCACCCTCAGCATCGGTGTCAGCAGCAATCAGGCCTCTTCAGGAAATATCAATCTGGTCGTTGAAGATGATGCCCGGTTCACCAGTAGCTACGATCCGGACAATCACGACATCATCCGCGTTCTGGACTACGGCATCGGAGAGTCCAACACCGTGACGATTGTTAAAGCGGGAAGGCTGTATCTTGACGACAGCAAAACCTCCGGCGGCGCCATTGCCGGCAGCATTGCCACCAACGATCTCCTCGGCTTCAGTGTGAGCATCTCAAACGAAACGGATTACACCTACATTATCCTCTCCGACTTCATCCAGGAATCTATCGGCAGCGGGGGCAACCTGAAGGGTCAGCTGCTTAACATTTCCAATGAAATTGAAACCATGGCGGATAATGGAAATTCCAATGCGGTGGCCATGGTTGACACCATCCGGGCAAACTTTTCCACCGAAGCGGAAATTAAGAAAGTCTACAGCGATCTGTATGGCGAAAAGACCAGCTCGATTCCTGCGCACAATGTAATCAATCAGGGCGTTCAATCCGTGAACAATCACCTCTTCATGCGCGCAGATACCACCCGTGCCCGCTCCGGACAGGCCCCTTCCACAATACAACAACCTGAAGGTGTTTCCGGACCACACCGACCGGGACAGGAACTCCAGGGCTGGATTTCCGGCTTCGGTTCCTGGGCAGACAAGAGTTCCTCTGACGGTTTCAATGGATATGATTCCAGTCTCAGCGGTTTCATGATCGGTGCCGATATGTCGGTTGCTCCGAATGTCCTTATCGGACTGGCCGGCGGTAAGGGAAGTGCCGACATCGACAGTGATAACGGGGCTTCGGCGGACACAAAATCAATCTATGCCGCCCTCTATTCCTCCATCGGTACAGATGCCTGGTTCGGCGACTTCAGCCTGATTTATGCAAACAGCGATGTAGATCTTGATCAGGCCCTGGGTACCACGGCCGACTACAACGCCGATAACCTCGCCTTCTCCATCGGCGGCGGAAAAGAAATCGTCAGCCGTTATCTGATCTTCACCCCGCAGGCTTCGCTGCTCGGAAATATCTACTCGCAGGAATCCTATGAAGAAGATGCACCCTATACCGTCGGACGCGAAGTCGACAGCTTCAACGCATTTTACCTGCAGAGTGCGATCGGCGGAAGTGCATCTTTCTACATGGGTATGGGCAATATAACGTTCAAACCGGAAATTCGGCTGCATTGGCTGCATGAATGGTTGGCCGACGATGACGACCTCGACTACAAACTGGCCGGAGGGGCCAGCAACTACACCCTGCAACTCCAGGCGCCGGAGGAGGATATCTTCAAACTGGGCATCGGGTCATCGGCAAAAATCGGGGAGTTCCTCGAACTCCGAGCCGATCTGGATACCCGGTTCGGGAAGGACTACAGCGATTACACCCTGCTGGGCTCCCTTCGCTATCAGTTCTAA
- a CDS encoding dTMP kinase: MPGRFITFEGPEGSGKSTQIQLLVDRLEEQGISVSCSREPGGTATGEQIRNLLQHDTAGEPLADRAELLLFTASRAQLMKRIILPALEKGEWVVCDRFIDSTIAYQGFARGMDIATLDSINTFAVYDRKPDLTILLDLDIETGFRRLEKRYAGSDETHDRFEREARDFHYRVRDGYHRLVEREPDRFRVIDAGRLIDDVASEVWNAVKGALL, translated from the coding sequence ATGCCGGGCCGGTTTATAACGTTCGAAGGTCCTGAGGGAAGCGGTAAGTCGACTCAGATTCAGTTGCTGGTGGACAGGCTGGAGGAACAGGGGATCTCTGTTTCCTGCAGCCGGGAACCCGGTGGGACCGCCACCGGTGAACAGATCCGCAATCTCTTGCAGCATGATACTGCCGGAGAGCCGCTGGCGGATCGGGCAGAACTGCTTCTATTTACGGCCAGCCGTGCGCAGCTTATGAAGCGGATTATTCTTCCTGCTCTCGAAAAAGGAGAGTGGGTGGTGTGCGATCGTTTCATTGATTCCACAATAGCCTATCAGGGATTCGCCCGCGGAATGGATATCGCGACGCTGGATTCCATTAATACATTTGCTGTTTATGATCGGAAACCCGACCTGACCATTCTGCTGGATCTGGATATTGAAACCGGCTTCCGGCGGTTGGAAAAGCGCTATGCCGGTTCTGATGAAACGCACGACCGCTTTGAGCGCGAGGCTCGCGATTTTCACTATCGCGTACGGGATGGATATCATCGGTTGGTAGAACGGGAGCCTGATCGGTTCCGCGTGATTGATGCCGGTCGGCTGATTGATGATGTGGCTTCCGAGGTCTGGAATGCTGTGAAAGGAGCTTTACTGTAA
- the rsfS gene encoding ribosome silencing factor has translation MEKTDLEIIAELTAFLDDRKAENIVVLDLREHANIADYFVIATGANKPHLKALYDGLQKLFKNAGFKGFHKEGVPDSGWMIMDYQGIMVHIFEQELREFYDLEKLWKDAPRMALGGVE, from the coding sequence ATGGAAAAGACAGACTTAGAAATTATAGCAGAGTTAACCGCTTTTCTGGATGACCGGAAAGCGGAGAACATCGTTGTGCTGGATTTGCGTGAACATGCCAATATTGCGGATTATTTTGTCATTGCAACCGGTGCTAACAAGCCACACCTGAAAGCGTTGTATGATGGCCTTCAGAAACTGTTTAAAAATGCAGGATTCAAAGGGTTCCACAAAGAAGGTGTTCCGGATAGCGGCTGGATGATTATGGATTATCAGGGCATTATGGTGCACATTTTTGAACAGGAACTACGTGAATTCTACGATTTGGAAAAACTTTGGAAAGATGCACCTCGGATGGCATTGGGAGGAGTGGAATAG
- a CDS encoding nicotinate-nucleotide adenylyltransferase, which yields MDEQAPVSRVGLFGGSFDPVHNGHLIIAQDAVEKLELDQVIFIPASIPPHKTHLQQASAEHRLKMLTLAVKNDLRFSVSDIEIRRGGISYSVDTVNRLVDELPEAELFFIVGSDTLVDLHNWYRIDEIMSCCEIASFLRPGEDDFTAIEQKVGLAEPLRQRVLANTFESHMVDISSSEIRMRVAEGLGIRYLVPAEVEMYIFEHGLYQG from the coding sequence ATGGATGAGCAGGCCCCGGTGAGTCGTGTCGGTTTGTTCGGCGGATCTTTTGATCCGGTGCATAACGGCCATCTGATCATTGCGCAGGATGCGGTTGAAAAACTGGAACTTGATCAGGTTATTTTCATTCCTGCCTCCATTCCGCCGCATAAAACGCATCTCCAGCAGGCATCTGCCGAACATCGCTTGAAGATGCTGACGCTGGCTGTGAAAAATGACCTTCGTTTCAGTGTTTCCGATATAGAGATACGTCGTGGAGGAATTTCATATTCGGTGGATACGGTAAACAGATTAGTGGATGAGCTTCCGGAAGCGGAACTGTTTTTTATTGTTGGAAGTGATACCCTAGTGGATCTGCATAACTGGTACCGTATTGATGAAATCATGAGCTGTTGCGAAATCGCATCTTTTCTTCGTCCCGGGGAAGATGATTTTACAGCGATTGAGCAAAAGGTCGGATTGGCCGAACCGTTACGGCAGAGGGTGCTTGCCAATACTTTTGAATCCCATATGGTAGACATTTCCTCGTCTGAGATCAGGATGCGCGTGGCAGAAGGTCTTGGTATACGCTATCTGGTGCCTGCTGAGGTGGAAATGTATATTTTTGAGCATGGCCTTTATCAGGGTTGA
- a CDS encoding cysteine--tRNA ligase: MSRNKEELVPLDGKHVRMYTCGPTVYNYAHIGNFRAYMFEDLLRRYIKFCGFEVTQVQNLTDVDDKTIRCSIEQGVPLKEYTKTYIDAFFEDLRKLNIEPAEHYPAATDYVPEMISIIETLFEKGYAYQSDDGSVYYSIDKFKEYGKLAHLDREGMQSGARVSQDEYDKDNAADFALWKAYVPEDGDVVWDSPWGKGRPGWHIECSAMSMKLLGESFDIHTGGVDNIFPHHEDEIAQSEAATGKMYSKYWMHCGYLVVDGRKMSKSLGNFYTLREILDMGYTGREVRYELLSSHYRQSLNFAFKSLDANRAALKRLDEFYANVTESIGSETKAGDLPEWARETRAKFTEAMDDDMNISGAMAAVFDTVHAGNKAMAEKPMSGKEALAVSNLWKELDSVLGLLIPQKEEVPPEVEELLEARTRARADKDWSESDRIRDRLAELGWTVKDTPEGPKLRKL, translated from the coding sequence ATGAGCCGGAATAAAGAGGAGCTGGTTCCGCTCGATGGAAAACATGTCCGTATGTATACCTGCGGACCTACGGTATATAACTATGCTCATATCGGAAACTTCCGTGCCTATATGTTTGAGGATCTTCTCCGTCGGTACATCAAGTTCTGCGGATTTGAGGTGACTCAGGTTCAGAACCTCACGGATGTCGATGATAAAACCATCCGTTGCTCCATTGAGCAGGGTGTGCCGCTGAAAGAATATACTAAAACCTACATTGATGCCTTTTTTGAAGATCTCAGAAAGCTGAACATTGAACCTGCTGAGCACTATCCTGCGGCTACGGATTATGTTCCCGAAATGATTTCCATCATCGAGACGCTCTTTGAAAAAGGCTATGCCTATCAGTCGGATGATGGATCGGTCTATTACAGCATTGATAAATTCAAAGAATACGGAAAACTGGCGCATCTTGACCGAGAAGGCATGCAGTCCGGAGCGCGTGTCTCTCAGGATGAGTACGATAAAGATAACGCGGCCGACTTTGCGTTATGGAAAGCCTATGTTCCCGAAGACGGTGATGTGGTCTGGGATTCTCCCTGGGGTAAAGGACGACCTGGCTGGCATATCGAATGTTCTGCCATGAGTATGAAACTGCTGGGAGAGAGCTTCGATATTCATACCGGTGGGGTAGACAATATTTTTCCCCATCACGAAGATGAAATCGCTCAATCGGAAGCGGCGACCGGGAAAATGTATTCCAAATACTGGATGCACTGCGGCTACCTTGTGGTAGACGGACGGAAAATGTCTAAATCGCTGGGCAATTTCTACACACTGAGGGAAATTCTGGATATGGGGTATACCGGCCGGGAAGTGCGTTATGAGTTACTTTCTTCGCACTACCGTCAGTCGCTCAACTTTGCCTTTAAATCGCTGGATGCAAACCGGGCGGCACTTAAGCGGCTTGATGAATTCTACGCCAACGTAACAGAATCCATCGGTTCTGAAACCAAGGCCGGAGATCTGCCGGAATGGGCCCGCGAGACGCGTGCGAAATTTACTGAGGCGATGGATGATGACATGAATATTTCCGGAGCAATGGCGGCCGTTTTTGATACCGTGCATGCAGGCAATAAAGCGATGGCGGAAAAGCCGATGTCCGGAAAAGAAGCTCTGGCGGTTTCCAACCTCTGGAAAGAGCTGGATTCAGTGCTAGGCCTGCTTATCCCTCAGAAAGAAGAGGTTCCGCCGGAAGTTGAAGAATTGCTGGAAGCCCGAACCCGGGCACGAGCCGATAAGGACTGGTCGGAGTCGGACCGTATCCGCGACCGCCTGGCTGAGCTGGGCTGGACCGTGAAAGACACCCCCGAGGGGCCCAAACTCCGGAAGCTTTAA
- a CDS encoding SOS response-associated peptidase, whose translation MCGRFTQTKTRKEVLEQIGEIELPPLFQRRYNIAPTQRVTVIRQQNPAKAEEAVWGFENPRSTSPVINARSETLTERPMFKSLLFTHRCLIPADGFYEWKDRQPYYFQTLKKQLFAFAGLYKRGRCVIITRAADHNMQGIHDRMPVILSPEQWKDWLLVPPPGKPKSTIVHMELPEHPAPLSARPVSLRVNKVIHDDPACLDPGEVQTSLFPDEP comes from the coding sequence ATGTGCGGACGATTTACACAGACCAAAACACGTAAAGAAGTGCTCGAACAAATCGGTGAAATTGAACTGCCACCGCTTTTTCAGCGCCGTTACAATATAGCTCCGACCCAGCGCGTCACCGTTATCCGCCAACAGAATCCGGCCAAAGCTGAAGAAGCGGTCTGGGGCTTCGAAAATCCGCGCTCCACTTCCCCCGTTATTAATGCCCGATCAGAAACCCTCACAGAACGTCCGATGTTCAAATCCCTGCTTTTCACCCATCGCTGCCTCATTCCGGCCGATGGCTTTTATGAATGGAAAGACCGACAGCCCTACTACTTTCAGACCCTGAAAAAACAGCTTTTTGCTTTTGCCGGACTGTATAAAAGAGGACGGTGCGTCATCATCACCCGGGCGGCCGATCATAATATGCAGGGCATACACGATCGCATGCCCGTCATCCTTTCTCCGGAACAGTGGAAGGATTGGTTGCTGGTTCCACCTCCGGGGAAGCCGAAAAGCACCATCGTGCATATGGAGCTTCCTGAACACCCCGCACCGCTTTCGGCGCGTCCGGTTTCACTGCGGGTCAACAAAGTAATACATGATGACCCCGCCTGTCTGGATCCCGGAGAAGTACAAACATCCTTGTTTCCCGACGAGCCCTGA